A DNA window from Pseudomonas resinovorans NBRC 106553 contains the following coding sequences:
- a CDS encoding LysR substrate-binding domain-containing protein has product MQIDEELTLKKLETFLAFMRSGNLSRAAAELNTSNVSVHRAIHSLESALRCPLFKHEGRNLTPLESAYVLEEKAQKLIQDALEMVRATREAAGFSAERFKLGALYSLTVKTVPQLVMGLKLRRSELNIDLTLGSNVDLFYRLKNLELDAILVSLDNSVSDPDCEQLPLFSDDIFLAVPTDSPFAEQAEVDLADLAGSTFITLTQGFATHRDGAQVFHQAGFEPKVAMQVNDIFTLLSMVSSGVGYALLPGRIAAVYENRIKLIPLQARYRLQQHIGVVFLKARERDPNLLALVAECRMYSLGRNP; this is encoded by the coding sequence GCAGCGGCAACCTGTCGCGCGCGGCGGCGGAGCTGAACACCAGCAATGTCAGCGTGCACCGCGCCATCCACTCCCTGGAAAGCGCCCTGCGCTGCCCGCTGTTCAAGCACGAGGGGCGCAACCTCACGCCGCTGGAAAGCGCCTATGTGCTGGAGGAGAAGGCCCAGAAGCTGATCCAGGACGCCCTCGAAATGGTACGGGCCACCCGCGAGGCGGCGGGCTTCTCCGCCGAGCGCTTCAAGCTCGGCGCGCTCTATTCGCTGACGGTGAAGACGGTGCCGCAGTTGGTGATGGGCCTGAAGCTGCGCCGCAGCGAACTGAACATCGACCTCACCCTCGGCTCCAACGTCGACCTGTTCTACCGCCTGAAGAACCTCGAGCTGGATGCCATCCTGGTCTCCCTCGACAACAGCGTCAGCGACCCGGACTGCGAGCAACTGCCGCTGTTCTCCGACGACATCTTCCTCGCCGTGCCCACCGACTCGCCCTTCGCCGAGCAGGCCGAGGTAGACCTGGCCGACCTCGCCGGCTCCACCTTCATCACCCTGACCCAGGGTTTCGCGACCCACCGCGACGGCGCCCAGGTGTTCCACCAGGCCGGCTTCGAACCCAAGGTGGCGATGCAGGTGAACGACATCTTCACCCTGCTCAGCATGGTCAGCTCCGGGGTCGGCTACGCCCTGCTGCCGGGGCGCATCGCCGCGGTCTACGAGAACCGCATCAAGCTCATCCCGCTGCAGGCGCGCTACCGCTTGCAGCAGCACATCGGCGTAGTCTTCCTCAAGGCCAGGGAACGCGACCCGAACCTGCTGGCGCTGGTCGCCGAGTGCCGCATGTACAGCCTCGGCCGCAACCCCTGA
- a CDS encoding sodium:proton antiporter: protein MRLLSACLCLLPILLLPGIANAADVDGASLGLLWALPFAGILLSIALMPILAGNLWHHHFGKITAGWTLLFLVPFVLLFGGYAGLALGVHVLFGEYLPFIILLLALFTISGGILVEGNLHGSARLNTGLLALGTLLASAMGTTGAAMLLIRPLLRANDNRRHNAHVVVFFIFLVANVGGGLTPLGDPPLFLGFLKGVDFFWTLEHMALPVLALSVPLLAIFYLIDRHFFARENELKPIDPTPDTPLRVRGAFNLLLLAGVVGAVLMSGLWKPGIGFDLLGTRVELQSLLRDVLLLGLAGLSLWLTPRALREGNEFNWGPILEVAKLFAGIFLTIAPVIAILRAGAGADGQLAAVATAVTSADGQPINAMYFWMSGILSSFLDNAPTYLVFFNLASGDAGVLMEHMPQTLLAISMGSVFMGAMTYIGNAPNFMVKAIAEQRGVRMPSFFGYMLWSCAVLLPLLVVLQLVLL, encoded by the coding sequence ATGCGTCTTCTTTCCGCCTGCCTCTGCCTGCTGCCGATCCTGTTGCTGCCCGGCATCGCCAACGCCGCCGACGTCGACGGCGCCAGCCTGGGCCTGCTCTGGGCGCTGCCCTTCGCCGGCATCCTGCTCAGCATCGCGCTCATGCCGATCCTCGCCGGGAACCTCTGGCACCACCATTTCGGCAAGATCACCGCCGGCTGGACCCTGCTGTTCCTGGTGCCCTTCGTCCTGCTGTTCGGCGGGTATGCCGGGCTGGCGCTGGGGGTACACGTGCTGTTCGGCGAGTACCTGCCCTTCATCATCCTGCTGCTGGCGCTGTTCACCATCTCCGGCGGCATCCTGGTGGAGGGCAACCTGCACGGCTCGGCCAGGCTCAACACCGGGCTGCTGGCCCTCGGCACCCTGCTGGCCTCGGCAATGGGCACCACCGGCGCGGCGATGCTGCTGATCCGCCCGCTGCTGCGGGCCAACGACAACCGCCGGCACAACGCCCATGTGGTGGTGTTCTTCATCTTCCTGGTGGCCAACGTCGGTGGCGGCCTGACCCCCCTGGGCGATCCGCCGCTGTTCCTCGGCTTCCTCAAGGGCGTGGACTTCTTCTGGACCCTCGAGCACATGGCGCTGCCGGTGCTGGCGCTGTCCGTGCCGCTGCTGGCGATCTTCTACCTGATCGACCGGCACTTCTTCGCCCGCGAGAACGAGCTGAAACCCATAGACCCGACGCCGGATACCCCGCTGCGCGTGCGTGGCGCCTTCAACCTGCTGCTGCTGGCCGGCGTGGTGGGCGCGGTGCTGATGTCAGGCCTGTGGAAGCCGGGCATCGGCTTCGACCTGCTGGGCACCCGCGTGGAGCTGCAGAGCCTGCTGCGCGACGTCCTGCTGCTAGGCCTGGCGGGCCTGTCCCTGTGGCTGACCCCGCGCGCGCTGCGCGAGGGCAATGAGTTCAACTGGGGGCCGATCCTCGAGGTGGCCAAGCTGTTCGCCGGCATCTTCCTCACCATCGCCCCGGTGATCGCCATCCTCCGCGCCGGCGCCGGCGCCGACGGCCAGCTGGCGGCGGTGGCGACGGCGGTCACCAGCGCGGATGGCCAGCCCATCAACGCCATGTACTTCTGGATGAGCGGAATCCTGTCGAGCTTCCTCGACAACGCGCCGACCTACCTGGTGTTCTTCAACCTCGCGTCGGGCGACGCTGGGGTGCTGATGGAACACATGCCGCAGACGCTGCTGGCGATCTCCATGGGCTCGGTGTTCATGGGCGCCATGACCTACATCGGCAACGCGCCGAACTTCATGGTCAAGGCCATCGCCGAACAACGCGGGGTCAGGATGCCGAGCTTTTTCGGCTACATGCTCTGGTCCTGCGCGGTGCTGCTGCCGCTGCTGGTGGTGCTGCAGCTGGTGCTGCTCTAA
- the madM gene encoding malonate transporter subunit MadM, with protein MYESMMKVISGYGLISGFAVIGVTMWLSYWLSDKLTRGRLHGSAIAIFLGLVLSYVGGVMTGGQKGLVDIPLLSGIGLLGGAMLRDFAIVATAFGVNIEELKRAGVSGVVSLFFGIGTSFVAGVGVAMAFGYTDAVSLTTIGAGAVTYIVGPVTGAAIGASSEVMALSIAAGLVKAILVMVATPFVAPMIGLNNPRTAVIFGGLMGTSSGVAGGLAATDPKLVPYGCLTAAFYTALGCLLGPSLLFFMMRGLVG; from the coding sequence ATGTACGAATCGATGATGAAAGTGATCAGCGGCTACGGCCTGATCAGCGGCTTCGCGGTAATCGGCGTGACCATGTGGTTGTCCTACTGGCTCTCCGACAAGCTCACCCGGGGCCGCCTGCACGGCTCGGCCATCGCTATCTTCCTCGGCCTGGTGCTGTCGTACGTGGGCGGTGTGATGACCGGCGGACAGAAGGGCCTGGTGGATATTCCGCTGCTGTCCGGCATCGGCTTGCTGGGGGGCGCCATGCTGCGGGACTTCGCCATCGTCGCCACGGCCTTCGGGGTGAACATCGAGGAGCTCAAGCGTGCCGGCGTGTCGGGGGTGGTCTCGCTGTTCTTCGGCATCGGCACCTCCTTCGTCGCCGGCGTGGGCGTGGCCATGGCCTTCGGCTACACCGACGCGGTGAGCCTGACCACCATCGGTGCCGGCGCGGTGACCTACATCGTCGGCCCGGTGACGGGGGCTGCCATCGGCGCCAGCTCCGAGGTGATGGCGCTGTCCATCGCCGCCGGCCTGGTGAAGGCGATCCTGGTGATGGTGGCGACGCCCTTCGTGGCGCCCATGATCGGCCTGAACAACCCGCGCACGGCGGTGATCTTCGGCGGCCTGATGGGCACCTCCAGTGGCGTCGCCGGCGGCCTGGCGGCGACCGATCCGAAGCTTGTGCCCTACGGCTGCCTGACGGCCGCGTTCTATACCGCCCTGGGCTGCCTGCTCGGCCCGTCGCTGCTGTTCTTCATGATGCGCGGCCTGGTGGGCTGA